Proteins co-encoded in one Cytophaga hutchinsonii ATCC 33406 genomic window:
- a CDS encoding multidrug effflux MFS transporter, protein MRHTQNRHLITLILGMLATVSPFAIDFYLPAFSQIANELGTTTARISLSVSSYFIGMALGQLLYGPLLDRFGRKPPLYAGLIIFIIASIGCCFSTGVEMLITLRFIQALGGSVAGVAAMAMVKDFFPPEQNHRIFAMLILTIGLSPLLAPSIGGFVATAFNWKFVFVLLALIALFAITIVFLFLPEGQEPDKTVTLQLKPMAKTYLSILSDTQFFTYTISGAFAFASLFIYVAGSPIVFIDLFHVSKQMYGAIFAFLSIGFIGASQLNILLVQKFSSASIFRFAMRLQVAAGMVFSIVAWNGWMDLYTTILMLFVFLSCVGLINPNASALALAPFTKNIGSAAAMMGCSQIGIAAVASIAVGMFDAASVLPMVLSMSATACIALALLMWGEKKMAGKIVAADASKGVVVH, encoded by the coding sequence ATGCGACATACACAAAACCGACACCTGATTACACTTATCCTGGGCATGCTGGCAACCGTTTCTCCCTTTGCCATTGATTTTTATCTGCCTGCATTTTCACAGATAGCAAACGAACTGGGTACAACTACAGCCCGTATCTCCCTTTCCGTTTCCAGTTATTTCATTGGGATGGCGCTTGGTCAGCTGCTGTATGGACCGCTGCTGGATCGCTTTGGAAGAAAGCCACCGCTTTATGCCGGTCTCATCATTTTCATTATTGCCAGCATCGGCTGTTGTTTTTCAACGGGTGTAGAAATGCTCATTACACTCCGCTTTATACAGGCATTGGGAGGCAGTGTGGCAGGTGTGGCTGCAATGGCCATGGTAAAAGATTTCTTTCCGCCTGAACAGAACCACCGAATCTTTGCCATGCTTATATTAACCATTGGTTTATCGCCATTGCTTGCGCCAAGCATTGGCGGTTTTGTTGCGACTGCTTTTAACTGGAAATTTGTATTTGTGCTTTTAGCGTTGATTGCCTTATTTGCTATAACGATTGTGTTTCTTTTTTTGCCGGAAGGGCAGGAGCCCGATAAGACTGTTACCTTACAGTTGAAACCTATGGCGAAAACGTATCTCTCTATTCTTTCAGATACACAGTTCTTCACGTATACCATTTCAGGTGCTTTTGCCTTTGCATCCCTGTTTATTTATGTAGCCGGATCTCCAATTGTATTTATTGATCTGTTTCATGTAAGTAAGCAGATGTACGGAGCAATTTTCGCATTCCTTTCTATTGGTTTTATTGGTGCCAGCCAGCTGAATATTTTACTGGTACAAAAATTTTCCAGCGCTTCTATTTTCCGTTTTGCTATGCGGCTGCAGGTAGCAGCGGGTATGGTGTTTTCAATCGTTGCCTGGAACGGATGGATGGATCTGTATACAACCATCCTGATGTTGTTTGTATTCCTGAGCTGCGTGGGGCTGATCAACCCCAATGCTTCCGCACTGGCGCTTGCACCGTTCACAAAGAATATAGGCAGTGCGGCTGCTATGATGGGCTGTTCGCAGATCGGGATTGCGGCAGTAGCGTCTATTGCTGTCGGCATGTTTGATGCCGCAAGTGTGCTGCCTATGGTGCTGTCTATGTCTGCGACTGCGTGTATTGCACTGGCATTACTGATGTGGGGAGAGAAGAAGATGGCCGGCAAAATTGTTGCCGCAGATGCAAGTAAGGGTGTAGTGGTGCATTGA
- a CDS encoding MFS transporter, protein MNNPELSIHTKRDPYAVLRIRDFRFFISARVFGAMAIKMQGVIVGWQIYSLTRDPLALGMIGLAEAIPAIGVALYAGYLADKINRKYIVTAVYSMLILCTLGLLLLSAEIIQMPLSFTVRAMYAVIFLTGLARGFLAPSLFGLLSQCVPRELYPNSSAWNTSLNQISVVIGAAAGGLIFAAAGFSISYLINIFLLLAALIMIACISPKPKPVLVEGHALLDNLLSGIRFVFRHQILLSVLSLDLFAVLFGGAVALLPIFAADILDAGPQGLGLLRAAPSAGAFIMAVLLIYKPPLQHTGRKLLWCVAGFGVCMIFFALSRNFYLSLFLLMLSGMFDNVSVVIRSIIMQTFTPDEMKGRVSSVNSMFIGSSNEIGAFESGVSAKFFGTIPSVVIGGGITLAVVAIATIKAPLLRMMSLDKKQE, encoded by the coding sequence ATGAATAATCCAGAGTTATCTATACATACAAAGCGTGATCCGTATGCCGTATTGCGGATCCGTGATTTTCGTTTCTTTATTTCCGCACGTGTATTCGGTGCCATGGCTATTAAAATGCAGGGCGTGATTGTCGGCTGGCAGATCTATTCGCTCACCAGAGATCCGCTGGCATTAGGCATGATCGGTTTGGCCGAAGCAATCCCTGCTATCGGTGTGGCGCTTTATGCAGGTTATCTCGCCGATAAAATTAACCGTAAGTATATCGTTACGGCAGTTTACTCCATGCTCATTCTGTGTACGCTGGGTTTACTGCTACTTTCAGCAGAGATCATACAAATGCCTTTATCTTTTACCGTACGCGCCATGTATGCGGTGATCTTTTTAACCGGCCTTGCACGCGGGTTTCTTGCACCTTCATTATTCGGATTGCTCAGCCAATGCGTACCAAGGGAACTGTATCCCAACTCTTCTGCCTGGAACACGTCACTCAATCAGATTTCTGTTGTAATCGGTGCTGCCGCAGGCGGACTCATCTTTGCAGCCGCGGGATTTTCCATTAGCTACCTGATTAATATTTTCCTGCTGTTGGCAGCCTTGATTATGATTGCCTGTATTTCTCCCAAACCCAAACCTGTACTGGTTGAAGGGCACGCCTTGCTGGATAATCTGTTATCGGGAATCCGTTTTGTTTTCCGGCATCAGATTCTGTTAAGTGTATTGTCACTTGACCTGTTTGCTGTCTTGTTTGGCGGTGCGGTTGCCTTGCTTCCGATCTTTGCTGCAGATATTCTGGATGCAGGCCCGCAAGGACTGGGCTTACTGCGTGCTGCGCCGTCTGCCGGTGCATTTATTATGGCAGTGCTGCTGATCTATAAACCGCCGCTGCAACATACCGGCCGTAAACTACTTTGGTGCGTAGCAGGCTTTGGTGTCTGTATGATTTTCTTTGCATTATCCCGAAACTTTTATCTGTCGCTTTTTTTATTGATGCTGAGTGGCATGTTTGATAATGTGAGTGTGGTAATCCGTTCCATTATTATGCAGACATTTACACCGGATGAGATGAAGGGACGTGTATCGTCCGTGAATTCTATGTTCATCGGTTCATCCAATGAGATCGGTGCGTTTGAATCCGGTGTGTCTGCAAAATTTTTCGGAACAATTCCGTCTGTTGTGATCGGAGGCGGAATCACATTGGCCGTTGTTGCAATCGCTACCATCAAAGCACCGCTGCTGCGGATGATGAGCCTCGATAAAAAACAGGAGTAG
- a CDS encoding YidH family protein, whose amino-acid sequence MEENKNKASAADYLANERTFLAWVRTGMGIMAFGFVVVKFSLFVKQISFILNGEDAPELPADHGHSSALVGIILVGLGVVAILFSYIRYRSTNKQLETGNYTHSSLYISLLTAAILLISVFLVYYLIRS is encoded by the coding sequence ATGGAAGAAAATAAAAATAAAGCCAGTGCCGCTGATTATTTAGCAAACGAACGTACCTTCTTAGCCTGGGTACGTACGGGTATGGGGATCATGGCTTTTGGTTTTGTGGTTGTTAAGTTTTCATTGTTTGTAAAACAGATTTCTTTTATTCTGAATGGAGAAGATGCGCCTGAGTTACCGGCAGATCATGGACATTCTTCTGCTTTGGTAGGAATTATACTGGTAGGCCTTGGTGTAGTTGCTATTCTGTTTTCGTATATCCGTTACCGTTCTACCAATAAGCAATTGGAAACAGGCAACTATACACATTCTTCTTTGTATATCAGTCTGCTTACAGCAGCAATTCTTCTGATCAGTGTGTTTCTGGTATATTACCTCATCCGAAGCTGA
- a CDS encoding mechanosensitive ion channel domain-containing protein: MIRTLHHAALLFLLITVCLFKSCYTAYAQDSVSKGKDFKRERNRSFALFSDSASATQAEYMLHLETVFQKMDSIQNESILSPEILLYGQQLNESDSIIQFVNQSLLKYNQTLNIRNIEMLKILLEDVQTDLQKFNKSFKTTYNTLSALKNEIRDMRQDTLLRQMFRDSTTRKKFLPQLQDLRTSRRYTDSMLTARLSIINGFKSRTSAASILSSKLINKLNKQLSSASQKVFAQELHYLWEKPERGEEKEESVSSVFTEEQKALNFYYSNSTENRFINWTIGLLFLFWIIRNVRILKRLNKLDTLNQYNVTDITRQPIASAFAVIFSIAPLFDLHAPAAYVQLVQFLSVIALTFLYRRQWAAPIFYSWLAIILLFFLFGFTSHILVPVFWQRCVMLLLNLSAIAVALYLRKKLPGSIQLRRFIRAVLIIEICLHVLAILCNITGRISLSQLLGSTGILAVMQVLSLSMLVKILLEAVVMQIHTSRIRQGIEHPFQADRVVTSLRKPLLWLVVMIWFIVFTTNLNIYDSIFNGTADFLSAPRSLGSISFTFGNITLFFFIIWLAHFLQRYISYLLGDTGDDEGEEGLAQRSKLVMTRLILLALGYLIAIAASGIPVDKITIVLGALGVGIGLGLQNIVNNFVSGVILIFDRPLKVGDSVEIGDHSGRVKEIGLRSSTLITSDGADVIIPNGDMLSQHITNWTHSNSYKRIELKLDIETMEPKDKITSILKEVIKSADHVLKKREPVVLLENTKENAYSMDVYFWCEDYYKADQTKSEVRYLIYQELKLNGIRVNG, encoded by the coding sequence ATGATCCGTACGTTGCACCATGCCGCCTTGCTTTTTCTTTTAATTACTGTATGCTTATTTAAAAGTTGTTATACTGCTTACGCGCAGGATTCCGTTTCTAAAGGAAAGGATTTTAAACGTGAACGGAACCGTTCATTTGCGCTTTTCAGTGATTCTGCCAGTGCTACACAAGCAGAGTATATGCTGCATCTTGAAACGGTTTTTCAAAAAATGGATTCCATTCAGAACGAAAGTATTTTAAGTCCGGAGATACTGTTATACGGGCAACAACTGAATGAAAGTGATTCCATTATACAGTTTGTAAACCAAAGTCTCCTGAAATACAATCAAACACTGAACATACGTAACATCGAAATGTTAAAGATTCTGCTGGAAGATGTACAGACAGATCTTCAGAAATTCAATAAAAGTTTTAAAACAACATACAATACTTTATCGGCACTTAAAAATGAAATCCGGGATATGAGACAGGATACACTTCTGCGTCAGATGTTCCGGGACAGTACAACACGTAAAAAATTCCTGCCGCAGCTTCAGGACCTGCGAACAAGCAGAAGATACACCGATAGTATGCTTACTGCCAGACTTTCTATTATTAACGGATTTAAAAGCAGAACATCAGCAGCATCTATTTTAAGTTCGAAACTTATTAATAAACTAAACAAACAATTAAGTTCTGCCAGTCAAAAAGTTTTTGCACAGGAATTACATTACCTGTGGGAAAAACCTGAACGCGGCGAAGAAAAAGAAGAAAGCGTATCATCGGTATTTACTGAAGAACAGAAAGCCTTGAATTTTTATTACAGCAATTCAACAGAAAACCGGTTTATAAACTGGACCATCGGATTATTATTTCTGTTCTGGATTATCCGGAATGTACGTATACTCAAACGTCTCAACAAACTTGACACCTTAAACCAGTATAACGTCACCGACATTACACGCCAGCCCATTGCTTCCGCATTCGCTGTTATCTTCAGCATCGCGCCGCTCTTTGACTTGCATGCTCCGGCGGCATATGTGCAATTGGTACAGTTCCTGTCTGTTATTGCGTTAACATTTCTTTACCGCAGACAGTGGGCCGCTCCTATTTTTTATTCCTGGTTAGCAATCATTCTCTTATTCTTTTTATTTGGGTTCACCAGCCATATTTTAGTACCGGTATTCTGGCAGCGGTGTGTTATGCTGCTGCTGAATCTATCTGCTATTGCTGTTGCCTTATATCTGCGAAAAAAATTACCCGGATCTATTCAGCTCCGGCGCTTTATCCGCGCTGTACTGATCATAGAAATCTGCCTGCATGTGCTTGCGATCTTATGTAACATTACCGGACGTATTAGTCTGTCGCAATTATTAGGTTCTACAGGAATTCTGGCTGTCATGCAGGTGCTTTCGTTATCCATGTTAGTCAAAATTTTACTGGAAGCAGTTGTAATGCAAATTCATACCAGCCGGATTCGTCAGGGAATCGAACATCCGTTTCAGGCAGACCGGGTAGTTACATCGTTACGAAAACCACTTTTATGGCTCGTTGTAATGATCTGGTTTATTGTGTTTACAACAAACCTCAATATTTATGATTCAATCTTTAATGGCACAGCTGATTTTTTAAGCGCACCAAGAAGTCTGGGCAGTATCTCCTTTACGTTCGGTAATATTACACTGTTCTTTTTTATTATCTGGCTGGCACATTTTTTACAACGGTATATCAGCTATTTACTGGGAGATACCGGCGACGATGAAGGCGAGGAAGGACTGGCACAACGTTCCAAACTTGTCATGACACGGTTAATTTTACTTGCACTGGGTTATTTAATTGCCATAGCTGCATCCGGAATACCTGTCGATAAGATTACCATTGTTTTAGGCGCCCTGGGTGTTGGTATTGGATTAGGCTTGCAGAACATCGTGAATAATTTTGTATCGGGTGTTATACTTATTTTTGACCGTCCGCTTAAAGTTGGCGACAGCGTTGAAATCGGAGACCATAGCGGCAGGGTAAAAGAAATTGGTTTACGGTCAAGCACCTTAATTACTTCTGATGGTGCAGATGTGATCATTCCCAACGGCGACATGCTGTCGCAGCACATCACCAACTGGACGCACAGCAATTCATATAAACGGATCGAATTGAAACTGGATATTGAAACAATGGAACCCAAGGATAAAATTACTTCCATACTTAAAGAGGTAATTAAATCTGCAGATCATGTATTGAAAAAAAGAGAACCGGTAGTATTACTTGAGAATACAAAAGAAAACGCATACAGCATGGACGTTTATTTCTGGTGTGAAGATTATTACAAAGCAGATCAGACAAAAAGTGAAGTACGCTATCTGATCTATCAGGAATTAAAACTAAACGGGATTCGTGTAAACGGATAA
- a CDS encoding AAA domain-containing protein encodes MEKNIQLFKDFLESGSEMERYATDDIISFVLPLFKEVVSFHEMDLVAPFEKEEALFITDHCLDIDEKLAHEPFFQLSRVSELVETKSTFFDIVGKVKMDTDVDSGRLTLNNLNVHLNIQEPLLNPAYIKGYKCFEQLLGHHDAQTDVFCLGLILGSISLALDLYDEEDVKLFAQYRTNPVQYNGRLHPTISALITEMTELDRRKRTPDLYDVIHRLINYRDYDPEKQTDLSTVAGWMHKELKGKSQFILNKLRNRLFDTSRRNRLLYYKPNMRFVNMTASSVPVVLHYQSIRPELLFTWNKEISGKIKGMNEIVLNKYLRFEDHPYLPSVLDKIRVESQRDVQEYGFSQLKLVIAFLNWHNLKEDTGERIQSPLLLIPVELKKNKKLKEDHYVLNVLANEAEVNPVLANHLRDLYGIKLPDFIDLDEMSPEQFYALLKEQIEGANQGISLNYIDKPRIKLIQSVARQTINNYKKRLRRGTGTFDTYKNLSYSYQTESYKPLGLEIFRQRIEPRSTFLEFLINDDINLASNQLTGTKKRELFEMVESENNPYSWDFDVCNIVLGNFNYKKMSLVRDYNEVIESGINHNVFEELFSSEPRKQSAHTFNLKNLSDWNHVITADPTQTKAILQSRTGESYIIQGPPGTGKSQTITNLIADFVAQGKKVLFVCEKRAALDVVYYRLKQQGLDELCCYIHDSQSDKREFIQNLKATYEDFVKNKMDLAAIAAKRTQLLDTMLAQLGMIEKFHQAHLDTHELAGNEIRQLIHQLIDLKDFLRSFPSKDEELIPHYKYWDAFGTIVTELGEALEESGAEAVFQEHPFSKINEAVFVSDQPYSLLDRLLTEAQEYLKLLAAGIQQHNIEERYTSFHVMKIMAEASVKLQPLNEYGNFYLLDVSHPDTIAFERKVTGYKKRIEKQEAARNHTLFWKTKFSKEDVIQGIEIAAAKESSFFRFFSGAWKALKAQVDNSYDFSKHQVKPRYKYVLEQLLAEYSAVEAVSDIAKEIEQQYHLTDLQTMYAFIELIRTKKDTAEIQYLLHAANSTALVKDLSKLAGVFSQLEPVLQQALSSYAHTTIGKLQDELESIQINTEVLSELLPSLKAFTAIDPQVKRMLKTLPVTPREAQASMANKTFNHISLENKTFAVTDYAAVEKAVHAIQVLYKQLLKQNADLIRASIRKNFLDHLDLSNMALSQLTSEQKTFKKQYSEGRKILENEFAKSMRYKSIRELSEKESGEVLRDLKPVWLMSPLSVSDSLPLQVACFDAIIFDEASQITLEEGIPSLYRAPQIIIVGDDKQMPPSNFFTAKAEDPDDLDEYTAEENDELLSNDADSLLAQGARKLDSVMLGWHYRSRYETLISFSNHAFYNAGLLTIPDKTIHHQEKQAIVVQKAEEGTQHASALFDRSISYHFLQDGLYEKRANLDEADYIAHMVREILNRNVPESIGIVAFSQEQQHAIEDALTRLASTDKNFESRLEAAYTRTEEDQFIGLFVKNLENVQGDERDIIIMSVCYGFDRKKKMIMNFGPINKKGGEKRLNVIFSRAKKHMAIVSSIKHFNIKNEYNAGANYFKKFLHYAELISEGNTATARTILDGLVRDNKQKTFAPGKNSVLEQIKQALEKEGYEVAAYVGQSSFKCSLAVKAKKEDTEYTLGILLDDDLHYSNENLMEQYFQRPAVLQSFGWRTITLFAKDWFQHPDRVLQQLIKRIKEVPVPTVTEIEPDAVQTAEKPKDAAVPASVQSEEPVKKAELPSVYGDLLFTELIYKDETSHKFWKVAFEHTSNKLVICFGRAGTKGQTQVKTFASAELAEKEKEKMIREKQNKGYVNV; translated from the coding sequence ATGGAAAAGAACATTCAGTTATTTAAAGATTTTTTAGAATCCGGATCAGAAATGGAACGTTACGCAACGGACGATATCATTAGTTTTGTATTGCCCTTGTTTAAAGAAGTAGTATCATTTCACGAAATGGATCTGGTGGCCCCTTTTGAAAAAGAAGAGGCGCTTTTTATTACCGATCATTGTCTGGATATAGATGAGAAGCTGGCGCATGAACCGTTTTTTCAATTGAGCCGCGTATCTGAACTGGTGGAAACAAAAAGTACGTTCTTTGATATTGTTGGTAAAGTAAAAATGGATACAGATGTTGATAGCGGACGTCTGACACTTAATAATTTAAACGTTCACCTCAATATACAGGAGCCGCTGTTAAATCCTGCTTACATAAAAGGATACAAATGTTTTGAACAGCTGTTGGGCCATCACGATGCGCAAACGGATGTATTCTGCCTGGGACTTATCCTGGGAAGTATTTCTCTTGCACTGGATCTGTATGATGAGGAAGATGTAAAACTTTTTGCACAATACAGAACAAACCCGGTACAATACAACGGACGTCTGCATCCTACTATTTCAGCTTTGATCACAGAGATGACCGAACTGGACAGACGCAAGCGTACACCGGATCTGTATGATGTTATTCACCGCCTGATCAATTACCGTGATTACGATCCGGAAAAACAAACAGATCTTTCAACCGTTGCCGGCTGGATGCATAAAGAATTAAAGGGCAAAAGTCAGTTCATTCTGAATAAACTGCGCAACAGGCTTTTTGATACCAGCCGCCGGAACCGTTTGCTGTATTATAAACCGAACATGCGTTTTGTAAATATGACAGCCAGCAGTGTGCCTGTTGTATTGCATTATCAGAGCATTCGCCCTGAACTGCTGTTTACCTGGAACAAAGAGATTTCAGGTAAAATAAAAGGCATGAATGAAATTGTGCTGAATAAATACCTGCGGTTTGAAGATCATCCGTATCTGCCTTCAGTACTGGATAAGATCCGGGTAGAGTCTCAGCGTGATGTGCAGGAGTATGGTTTCAGTCAGCTGAAACTCGTGATTGCATTTTTAAACTGGCACAATCTGAAAGAAGACACAGGTGAACGCATACAAAGTCCGTTGCTGCTCATTCCGGTTGAATTAAAGAAGAATAAAAAATTAAAAGAAGATCACTATGTATTGAATGTACTGGCAAACGAAGCAGAAGTAAATCCTGTACTTGCAAATCATTTGCGTGATCTGTATGGCATTAAATTGCCTGATTTTATTGATCTGGATGAAATGAGCCCCGAACAGTTTTATGCCTTATTAAAAGAACAGATCGAAGGTGCTAACCAGGGGATTTCATTAAACTACATTGATAAACCACGCATAAAACTGATACAAAGCGTTGCAAGGCAAACCATAAACAATTATAAAAAACGCCTGCGCCGTGGTACCGGTACGTTTGATACGTATAAAAATTTATCGTATAGCTATCAGACAGAAAGTTACAAGCCGCTTGGTCTGGAGATCTTCAGGCAGCGCATAGAGCCACGCAGCACGTTTCTGGAGTTTCTGATCAATGATGATATTAACCTCGCATCAAATCAATTAACCGGCACTAAAAAGAGAGAACTTTTTGAAATGGTGGAAAGTGAAAACAATCCATACAGCTGGGACTTTGATGTGTGTAATATTGTACTCGGTAATTTTAATTATAAAAAAATGAGCCTTGTGCGGGATTACAATGAAGTAATTGAATCCGGCATCAATCATAACGTGTTTGAAGAATTATTCAGTTCGGAACCCAGGAAACAGTCTGCACATACATTTAATCTGAAAAATCTTTCAGACTGGAACCATGTCATCACAGCCGATCCTACACAGACAAAAGCAATTCTGCAGAGCCGTACCGGTGAAAGCTATATCATACAGGGACCTCCTGGTACCGGAAAAAGTCAGACGATCACCAACCTTATTGCTGATTTTGTAGCACAAGGTAAAAAGGTACTTTTTGTTTGTGAGAAACGTGCCGCGCTGGATGTGGTATATTACCGCTTAAAACAACAGGGGCTGGATGAACTCTGCTGTTACATTCACGATAGCCAGAGTGATAAGCGGGAGTTTATTCAGAATTTGAAAGCGACGTACGAAGACTTTGTAAAAAATAAAATGGATCTTGCAGCTATTGCTGCAAAACGCACGCAGCTGCTGGATACTATGCTTGCACAGCTCGGAATGATCGAAAAATTTCATCAGGCCCATCTGGATACACATGAACTTGCTGGAAATGAAATCAGACAGTTAATCCATCAGCTGATAGACCTGAAAGATTTTTTGCGTTCTTTTCCTTCAAAAGATGAAGAACTTATTCCGCATTATAAATACTGGGATGCTTTCGGAACAATTGTTACTGAGTTGGGAGAGGCTTTGGAAGAGTCGGGCGCAGAAGCAGTTTTTCAGGAACATCCTTTCAGCAAAATAAATGAAGCTGTATTTGTTTCTGATCAGCCCTACAGCCTGCTTGACCGGCTGCTTACAGAAGCACAGGAGTATCTGAAACTGCTGGCTGCCGGTATTCAACAGCACAATATTGAGGAACGGTACACAAGCTTTCATGTAATGAAGATCATGGCTGAGGCTTCTGTAAAGCTGCAGCCACTGAATGAATATGGTAATTTTTATCTGCTGGATGTGAGTCATCCCGATACAATTGCATTTGAGCGCAAGGTAACGGGGTATAAAAAACGTATTGAGAAGCAGGAAGCGGCGCGTAACCATACACTCTTCTGGAAAACGAAATTCAGCAAAGAAGATGTTATTCAGGGAATAGAAATAGCTGCTGCAAAAGAATCGTCTTTCTTCCGTTTCTTTAGTGGTGCATGGAAAGCGTTAAAAGCTCAGGTTGATAACAGCTATGATTTTTCAAAGCATCAGGTTAAGCCCCGGTACAAATATGTGCTGGAGCAATTACTGGCAGAATACAGTGCTGTAGAAGCCGTTTCGGATATTGCAAAAGAGATCGAACAGCAATACCATCTAACGGATTTGCAAACGATGTATGCGTTTATTGAACTGATCCGGACGAAGAAAGACACTGCCGAGATTCAATATTTATTACATGCAGCCAATTCAACTGCGCTGGTGAAAGATCTGTCTAAACTGGCTGGAGTATTTTCACAACTTGAACCTGTTTTGCAGCAAGCGTTGAGCAGTTATGCGCATACAACCATTGGTAAATTACAGGATGAACTGGAAAGCATACAGATAAATACAGAAGTCCTTTCGGAATTGTTACCATCTTTGAAGGCATTTACAGCAATTGATCCGCAGGTCAAGCGCATGCTTAAAACATTGCCGGTAACGCCCAGGGAAGCACAGGCCAGCATGGCCAATAAAACCTTCAACCATATTTCTCTGGAAAATAAAACATTTGCTGTAACAGATTATGCGGCAGTAGAAAAAGCCGTTCATGCTATTCAGGTTTTATATAAACAATTGTTGAAGCAGAATGCAGATTTGATCCGCGCTTCAATCCGGAAGAATTTTCTGGATCACCTGGATTTAAGCAATATGGCGTTGAGTCAGCTTACCAGTGAACAGAAAACATTTAAGAAACAGTACAGTGAAGGAAGAAAAATTCTGGAGAATGAGTTTGCCAAAAGCATGCGCTATAAAAGTATCCGGGAACTTTCAGAAAAAGAAAGCGGAGAGGTATTGAGGGATTTAAAACCGGTGTGGCTGATGAGCCCGTTAAGTGTGAGCGATAGCTTACCGTTGCAGGTTGCCTGCTTCGATGCGATTATTTTTGATGAAGCGAGTCAGATTACCTTAGAAGAAGGAATTCCATCGTTATACCGTGCACCACAGATTATTATTGTTGGTGATGATAAACAAATGCCTCCTTCTAATTTCTTTACCGCAAAAGCAGAAGACCCCGATGATCTGGATGAATACACAGCGGAAGAAAACGATGAATTGCTTAGCAACGATGCCGACAGCTTACTTGCACAAGGCGCCCGTAAGCTGGATAGTGTTATGCTGGGATGGCACTACAGAAGCCGCTATGAAACACTGATCAGTTTCAGTAACCATGCCTTTTATAATGCCGGCTTACTGACCATTCCGGATAAGACAATACATCATCAGGAAAAGCAGGCAATCGTTGTTCAGAAAGCAGAAGAAGGTACACAGCATGCAAGCGCTCTTTTCGACCGAAGCATCAGTTACCATTTCCTGCAGGACGGTTTGTATGAGAAACGTGCCAATCTGGATGAGGCCGATTACATTGCTCATATGGTACGTGAGATCCTGAACCGCAATGTACCGGAAAGTATTGGTATTGTTGCTTTCAGCCAGGAGCAGCAGCATGCCATTGAAGATGCCTTAACACGGCTCGCATCAACCGATAAGAATTTTGAAAGCCGTTTAGAAGCAGCGTATACACGCACGGAAGAAGATCAGTTTATCGGGTTGTTTGTAAAGAATCTGGAAAATGTGCAGGGTGATGAAAGAGATATTATCATTATGAGTGTGTGTTACGGATTTGACCGTAAAAAGAAAATGATCATGAACTTTGGTCCGATCAATAAAAAAGGAGGAGAGAAGCGGTTGAATGTAATTTTCAGCCGCGCTAAAAAGCACATGGCCATTGTAAGCAGCATCAAACATTTCAACATCAAAAACGAATACAATGCCGGTGCCAATTACTTTAAGAAATTCCTGCATTATGCAGAGCTCATCAGCGAAGGAAATACTGCAACGGCAAGAACCATACTGGATGGGCTTGTACGGGATAATAAACAGAAGACTTTTGCACCGGGGAAAAATAGTGTACTTGAACAAATAAAGCAGGCCCTTGAAAAAGAAGGCTACGAAGTAGCCGCGTATGTAGGCCAATCCAGCTTTAAATGTTCACTTGCTGTAAAAGCAAAAAAAGAAGACACTGAATATACGTTAGGTATTTTGCTTGATGATGATCTGCATTACAGCAATGAAAACCTGATGGAGCAGTATTTTCAACGTCCGGCTGTTCTGCAGAGTTTCGGCTGGAGAACCATTACACTGTTTGCTAAAGACTGGTTTCAGCATCCCGATAGAGTGCTGCAGCAACTAATCAAACGTATTAAAGAAGTACCTGTACCAACCGTTACAGAGATTGAACCCGATGCTGTACAAACTGCCGAAAAACCAAAGGATGCTGCTGTACCTGCCAGCGTTCAGTCAGAGGAGCCGGTTAAAAAAGCTGAACTCCCGTCTGTATATGGTGATTTACTATTTACAGAATTGATTTACAAAGATGAAACCAGCCACAAATTCTGGAAAGTAGCTTTTGAACATACTTCCAATAAACTGGTTATTTGTTTTGGACGTGCAGGAACAAAAGGACAGACACAGGTGAAAACATTTGCATCGGCAGAACTTGCCGAAAAGGAAAAAGAAAAAATGATCCGTGAGAAGCAGAACAAAGGATATGTAAACGTGTAG